In Lysinibacillus sp. FSL M8-0337, the following proteins share a genomic window:
- a CDS encoding Rpn family recombination-promoting nuclease/putative transposase, with protein sequence MNTLSQVPLLKLLDLKIDFAFKQLFGSERNKQLTIALLNAILQRTGRVPINEVTFITQEVSGEYKEDKQCRLDIVVKTQYGEFINIEIQLANKKDMFKRTLFYWSRLYNLQLQKGKGYHTLNPTITINICDFTFFPDAAHYHSTYHLYDDISLQRIQDNVLEIHFIEMDKFLKAWAKEQHPSNKLDRWLLLLGMVDDSKKIVRQDIYNALEDIAMTDENIRKAFQAWQEISQDPETILAYQSRVKYMLDEAAKIEDAKYHAEQEGMEKGIEKGMKQGIEGIARKMIIKGNSNEEIIELTNLSLKEVQSLRQEI encoded by the coding sequence TTGAATACACTTAGTCAAGTTCCGCTTCTAAAATTATTGGATTTAAAGATAGATTTTGCTTTTAAGCAACTTTTCGGTAGTGAACGAAATAAGCAATTAACAATCGCATTGTTAAATGCTATTTTACAACGTACTGGCAGAGTGCCTATAAATGAAGTAACTTTTATCACTCAAGAAGTCAGTGGCGAATATAAAGAGGATAAACAATGCCGTTTAGATATTGTTGTCAAAACACAATATGGAGAGTTCATAAATATCGAAATCCAATTAGCCAATAAAAAAGACATGTTTAAACGTACTTTATTTTATTGGTCAAGATTGTACAACCTACAGTTACAAAAGGGAAAGGGTTACCATACATTGAACCCGACCATTACAATTAATATTTGTGATTTTACTTTTTTTCCAGATGCAGCTCATTATCATAGCACCTATCATTTATATGACGATATTTCTTTACAACGTATACAAGATAATGTGTTAGAAATTCATTTTATTGAAATGGATAAGTTTTTGAAGGCATGGGCAAAGGAACAACATCCTTCTAATAAATTAGACAGGTGGTTGCTGTTGCTAGGTATGGTAGATGACAGTAAAAAGATAGTTCGTCAAGATATATATAATGCATTGGAGGACATCGCAATGACAGATGAAAACATACGTAAAGCGTTTCAAGCATGGCAAGAAATTAGTCAAGATCCCGAAACCATTCTTGCTTATCAATCAAGGGTCAAATATATGCTAGATGAAGCTGCTAAAATCGAAGATGCAAAATATCATGCAGAACAGGAAGGCATGGAAAAAGGCATAGAAAAAGGCATGAAACAAGGTATAGAAGGCATTGCAAGAAAGATGATTATAAAAGGTAACAGCAATGAAGAGATAATCGAGTTAACAAACTTATCACTTAAAGAAGTTCAATCTTTACGCCAAGAGATTTAA
- a CDS encoding TSUP family transporter gives MEYVLFLVIGIAGNLIGTLVGGGGLITLPTMMLMGVPVHSAIGANKVSNMVSAFSSFYTIFRRKELSWAEMRSVLLVSLIGGTLGGLFASFMSGQTLTLIAIILLGFALIMSFIGGADFGEVDSFKMNRKTGPILLGVGFYDGLFGPGSSTLALYTYAHEKLSYIKAVGLSRVGVFAMCAGAAITYIATGKIEWPLTIVLMIGSIIGAQIGIILATKVKANQVKILLRIVTIVLILQLCYDFFHQL, from the coding sequence ATGGAATACGTTTTATTTTTAGTAATCGGTATTGCAGGAAACCTAATTGGTACATTAGTGGGCGGTGGTGGTTTAATCACATTGCCAACGATGATGCTGATGGGCGTGCCGGTTCACTCAGCGATTGGGGCAAATAAAGTTTCCAATATGGTCAGTGCTTTTTCTAGCTTTTATACGATTTTTAGAAGAAAGGAATTGTCCTGGGCGGAAATGCGTTCCGTTTTGCTTGTATCTTTAATTGGCGGAACATTAGGTGGGCTCTTTGCTTCCTTTATGAGTGGTCAGACGTTAACACTAATTGCTATTATTTTATTAGGCTTTGCATTAATCATGTCCTTTATCGGTGGGGCTGATTTTGGTGAAGTGGACAGCTTTAAAATGAATCGAAAAACAGGTCCCATTTTGCTTGGGGTAGGATTTTATGATGGGTTATTTGGTCCAGGTAGTAGTACGTTAGCGTTGTATACTTATGCCCATGAAAAACTTTCCTATATAAAAGCAGTAGGTTTGTCTCGTGTAGGCGTTTTTGCCATGTGTGCTGGGGCAGCTATTACGTATATTGCAACGGGAAAAATTGAATGGCCGCTAACAATTGTCTTAATGATAGGTTCCATTATTGGTGCACAAATAGGCATTATCCTAGCTACTAAGGTAAAAGCAAATCAAGTAAAAATTCTGTTACGCATTGTCACTATTGTGTTGATTTTGCAACTTTGTTATGATTTCTTCCACCAGTTATAA
- a CDS encoding serine hydrolase domain-containing protein: MESILKNIAFKGVVYYEKNGQIMHYYDGYQELEKKHNINQNTQFNLASLSKMFTAVMTFQLIEKGRLQLEDKISNWFNAPHFTEVTVAQLLTHTSGIPEYIAEDTTISVETFIEVGLPQFAPKEYWSYSNTNYVLLAKIIEKVSNLSYETYLRQYIAEPLNLTFTTTQPAKQWEAHGQTYDYEEQRYRNVSDDPYFHEIEKYNDAYGDGGIYGTVAEVAKFLKAFLQGQYISKKHVQLMLTPTELTDNYGYGFIIQDGWVGHTGGWLGCSAQAFINTSTSELIVLATNQEVFPQYEQEIMNYLMGIQSSVEAPKHIDILSLSKDDDITGRYELGDEHGTRFTIIKERQFMISFEHQLPVPLYKIDESYYWIRNTMSYVDIVNQLFIDEGVEVPYQKVN; encoded by the coding sequence GTGGAGAGTATACTTAAAAATATTGCTTTTAAAGGTGTAGTGTATTATGAAAAAAACGGACAAATTATGCACTATTATGATGGTTATCAAGAACTCGAAAAGAAGCACAATATTAACCAAAATACACAATTTAATTTAGCATCATTAAGTAAAATGTTTACTGCCGTAATGACGTTCCAGCTAATTGAAAAAGGACGGTTACAGTTAGAAGATAAAATTTCAAATTGGTTTAATGCACCTCATTTTACAGAAGTAACAGTAGCGCAATTACTAACACATACATCCGGTATTCCAGAGTACATAGCAGAAGATACAACAATAAGTGTTGAAACATTTATTGAAGTAGGGCTACCACAATTTGCGCCAAAAGAGTACTGGTCTTACAGTAATACGAATTATGTTTTGCTTGCGAAAATAATTGAGAAAGTTAGCAATTTATCATATGAAACATATTTACGACAATATATTGCAGAACCATTAAATCTTACATTTACAACAACTCAACCAGCCAAACAATGGGAAGCGCATGGTCAAACGTATGATTATGAGGAGCAACGATATAGAAACGTTTCGGATGACCCGTATTTTCATGAAATTGAAAAATATAATGATGCATATGGTGACGGTGGTATTTATGGAACAGTAGCAGAGGTGGCGAAGTTTTTAAAGGCATTTTTGCAAGGTCAGTACATTAGCAAAAAGCATGTCCAATTAATGTTAACACCAACAGAATTAACTGATAATTATGGCTATGGTTTTATTATTCAAGATGGTTGGGTTGGTCATACAGGAGGATGGCTTGGTTGTTCAGCACAAGCTTTTATTAATACATCCACATCGGAATTGATCGTTTTAGCAACGAATCAAGAAGTGTTTCCTCAATATGAACAAGAAATTATGAATTACTTAATGGGAATACAATCCTCTGTTGAAGCACCAAAACATATCGACATATTATCGCTCTCTAAAGATGATGATATTACGGGTCGATATGAATTAGGAGATGAACATGGCACAAGATTTACGATTATAAAAGAAAGACAATTTATGATTTCATTTGAACATCAGTTGCCTGTGCCGCTTTATAAAATAGATGAGTCGTATTATTGGATACGTAATACGATGAGCTATGTAGATATCGTGAATCAATTATTTATCGATGAAGGTGTTGAAGTACCTTATCAAAAAGTTAATTGA
- a CDS encoding PD-(D/E)XK nuclease family protein translates to MFDISPFPAFSWSLSRHKTLTSCARKYGYEYYFAHNGWLSYQVEPFHQHVYRLKKLQAMPILFGQIVHRLIEQTIIDYLQTRAVPSVVELVNRARGQLNAAFIDSTRHGDLWRQQPNKYYMMQEIYYDGQLNAELITDYKSRLEAVFTNFLLSETFMQITAQTGSLRIGEPEQFRSMKIEDTQVFVVMDFHYYDDMADKWIIIDWKTGGKSDDDRQQLALYAYYIQQKYGVTLEKIEVYNEYLLTGQRKQYTFTSFDMDTILHTFRRSVLEMKKFQADILTNEPVDIEDFQQTTDEWRCKSCNYKELCYTK, encoded by the coding sequence ATGTTTGATATATCACCATTCCCAGCTTTTTCTTGGTCACTTTCACGCCATAAAACGTTAACGAGTTGTGCAAGAAAATATGGATATGAATATTATTTTGCTCATAATGGTTGGTTGAGCTATCAGGTTGAACCTTTTCATCAGCATGTGTATCGCTTAAAAAAGCTGCAAGCGATGCCTATTTTATTTGGACAAATTGTTCACCGGCTCATCGAACAAACCATTATTGATTATTTGCAAACGAGGGCAGTGCCGTCAGTGGTGGAGCTTGTTAACCGTGCTCGTGGTCAATTAAATGCCGCCTTTATTGATTCGACCCGTCATGGAGACTTGTGGCGACAACAGCCTAATAAGTATTACATGATGCAGGAAATTTACTATGATGGTCAACTAAATGCTGAGTTGATAACAGATTATAAAAGTAGGTTGGAAGCAGTATTTACAAACTTTCTTCTAAGTGAGACGTTTATGCAAATAACTGCGCAAACAGGTTCATTACGGATTGGTGAACCCGAACAGTTTCGCTCAATGAAAATTGAGGATACACAGGTTTTTGTGGTGATGGACTTTCATTATTATGATGATATGGCCGATAAATGGATTATTATCGATTGGAAGACCGGAGGGAAATCCGATGATGATCGTCAGCAATTAGCGCTCTATGCCTATTACATCCAACAAAAATACGGGGTAACGTTAGAGAAAATTGAGGTATACAATGAATATTTACTAACGGGGCAGCGAAAACAATATACATTTACATCATTTGATATGGACACTATTTTACATACATTTCGACGTAGTGTACTGGAAATGAAAAAGTTTCAAGCAGATATTCTGACAAACGAGCCAGTGGATATTGAAGATTTTCAGCAAACGACGGATGAATGGCGCTGTAAGAGCTGTAATTATAAAGAATTATGTTATACCAAATGA
- a CDS encoding helix-turn-helix transcriptional regulator: MKGYGEITKQIRISKGYTQKHVAAHFLTQGAYSKFENNNTDITFATMHGIVNQLGITFEEFFYIQNGYQYSKRDDIIIQFFRLPYNNEIVLYRLKEKCRLYLKEAREDQQIIHISTILDGLIILAKAGDLEQARAIVEPVWQDLSKYNQLFVADLYMLNAILFLFPLPTVLQIKQFALRHIALYKNFRHVSRLKINISMNITLLLIQDKKYSKAQKEISNAISLCKTENDFILLGICYVRKGICLNHLGQAGGKWIRKGKNMLMALEQFLLLQLVEQEIKQY; encoded by the coding sequence GTGAAAGGTTATGGTGAGATTACAAAACAAATAAGGATTAGCAAAGGGTATACGCAAAAACATGTGGCAGCTCATTTTTTAACACAGGGTGCGTATTCAAAGTTTGAGAATAACAATACGGACATCACCTTTGCCACGATGCATGGGATAGTAAATCAACTAGGTATTACATTTGAGGAATTTTTTTATATTCAAAATGGCTATCAATATAGTAAACGGGATGATATAATCATCCAATTTTTTCGTTTACCCTATAACAATGAAATAGTACTTTATAGACTGAAGGAAAAATGTAGACTTTATTTAAAAGAAGCTAGGGAAGATCAACAGATTATTCATATTTCTACTATTTTAGATGGATTAATCATTCTAGCTAAAGCAGGTGATTTGGAGCAAGCGAGGGCTATTGTTGAACCAGTTTGGCAAGACTTATCTAAATATAACCAACTTTTTGTAGCGGATTTATATATGTTGAATGCCATTCTATTTTTATTCCCTTTACCAACAGTTCTTCAAATCAAACAATTTGCTTTACGGCATATTGCTTTATATAAAAACTTTCGTCATGTTTCACGTTTAAAAATTAATATTTCGATGAATATTACTTTGCTATTAATACAAGATAAAAAATATTCAAAAGCACAAAAAGAAATTTCAAACGCGATATCTTTATGCAAAACAGAAAATGATTTCATCTTATTGGGTATTTGTTATGTCAGAAAGGGGATCTGTTTGAATCACCTCGGACAAGCAGGTGGAAAATGGATACGCAAGGGGAAAAATATGTTGATGGCGCTTGAACAATTCTTGTTATTACAGTTAGTAGAACAGGAAATAAAGCAATACTAA
- a CDS encoding IS3 family transposase (programmed frameshift) has product MAKFSGEEKLNAVLRYLNGNESARSIAKEIGVLHPNLLTWVKHYKQRGVDAFVKQYTNYSAQFKLDVLNFMIEHGTSLTETAAIFHIVAPSTLCVWRKQFETKGFDALQSRKKGRPSMKKETNKQPKQVLVEGSPEALRAEIDRLRMENDYFKKVECLSSSQGKITKEDKVKVIYELRYKYPVKALVAFAKIPRSTYYDLVKKMNRPDSDAELKAEIQAIYNEHEGRYGYRRIRDELANRGQKVNHKKVQRMMKELGLKCIVRMKKYKSYKGTVGKIADNILNRNFKADAPNEKWVTDITEFKLFGEKLYLSPVLDLFNGEIITYTIGSRPTYSLVSEMLEKALARLPEEHKLLMHSDQGWHYQMKQYRHALKAKGVVQSMSRKGNCHDNSVMENFFGIMKSEFLYLKEFESVEQFKIELEQYMNYYNTKRIKAKLKLSPVQYRTQFIQAA; this is encoded by the exons ATGGCTAAATTTAGTGGAGAAGAAAAGTTAAATGCTGTTTTAAGATATTTAAATGGAAATGAAAGTGCGAGATCAATTGCCAAAGAAATAGGCGTTTTACACCCTAATCTTTTAACTTGGGTGAAACATTATAAACAACGTGGTGTTGATGCTTTTGTAAAACAATATACAAATTACTCTGCACAGTTTAAACTAGACGTACTAAATTTTATGATTGAACACGGTACATCCTTAACTGAAACAGCTGCTATTTTTCATATAGTGGCTCCTTCAACCCTATGTGTTTGGAGAAAACAATTTGAAACAAAAGGATTCGATGCCCTTCAGTCAAGGAAAAAGGGGCGTCCATCCATGAAAAAAGAAACGAACAAACAACCAAAACAAGTACTAGTAGAGGGCTCACCGGAAGCACTTCGAGCAGAAATCGACCGACTACGTATGGAAAACGATTATT TTAAAAAAGTTGAATGCCTTAGTTCAAGCCAAGGAAAAATCACCAAAGAAGACAAAGTAAAGGTCATCTATGAACTAAGGTACAAATACCCGGTGAAGGCTCTCGTGGCATTCGCAAAGATTCCACGTAGCACGTACTACGATTTAGTGAAGAAGATGAATCGACCAGATTCAGATGCCGAGTTAAAGGCCGAAATTCAAGCAATTTATAACGAACATGAGGGTCGTTACGGCTACCGTCGCATTCGTGATGAGCTCGCGAATCGTGGGCAAAAGGTGAATCATAAGAAAGTACAACGCATGATGAAAGAGCTTGGTTTAAAGTGCATAGTAAGAATGAAAAAGTATAAATCTTATAAAGGGACAGTTGGCAAAATTGCGGATAATATTTTAAATCGTAACTTTAAAGCCGATGCCCCAAACGAGAAATGGGTAACGGATATTACTGAGTTTAAATTATTTGGCGAAAAGCTTTATTTATCGCCTGTTTTAGACTTGTTTAACGGAGAAATTATCACCTATACAATTGGCTCTAGACCTACCTATTCATTGGTCTCAGAGATGTTGGAGAAGGCTTTAGCACGCTTGCCAGAAGAACATAAACTACTCATGCATTCCGATCAAGGCTGGCATTATCAAATGAAGCAATATCGCCACGCTCTAAAAGCAAAAGGTGTTGTGCAAAGTATGTCACGTAAAGGGAATTGTCATGATAACTCCGTAATGGAGAATTTCTTTGGCATAATGAAGTCCGAATTCCTTTATTTAAAGGAATTCGAAAGTGTGGAGCAGTTTAAAATAGAATTAGAACAATATATGAACTATTACAACACAAAACGTATCAAGGCAAAATTAAAACTGAGTCCGGTGCAATACCGAACTCAGTTTATCCAAGCTGCCTAA
- a CDS encoding response regulator transcription factor, producing MISVLVVDDHSIVLKGLKTLSLEIEDLNFEIEKNPHKVLDRMQEEEFHVYLIDASIATNNNLELTTEIKAKQEQAIIILYTTDGVCSYYPLLVEKKVEGILVKTAPIDQIISTIRLSFQEKIVIPIDFLDYVNEKINDRYANLKLTHRELKLLQMLMKGYPNKKIAAICNVSVRTVERHLTQLFSLLGVSTRLEAVEVAKEKQLLNEMKDN from the coding sequence TTGATTTCAGTTTTAGTTGTGGATGATCATTCAATTGTTTTAAAAGGGTTAAAAACGTTGTCACTGGAGATAGAAGATCTTAATTTTGAAATTGAGAAGAATCCTCATAAGGTTCTTGATAGAATGCAAGAGGAAGAATTCCATGTATATTTAATTGATGCTAGTATTGCCACCAATAACAATCTAGAACTTACGACAGAAATTAAAGCAAAACAGGAACAAGCAATTATTATTTTATATACGACTGATGGTGTTTGTTCGTATTATCCCCTATTAGTGGAGAAAAAAGTGGAGGGCATTCTTGTGAAAACCGCTCCGATTGATCAAATCATCTCAACAATTCGTTTAAGCTTTCAAGAGAAGATTGTGATTCCAATCGATTTTTTAGATTATGTAAATGAGAAAATAAATGATCGATATGCTAACTTAAAGTTAACGCATCGAGAACTAAAATTGCTGCAGATGTTAATGAAGGGCTACCCAAATAAGAAAATCGCAGCAATATGCAATGTTTCTGTACGTACAGTAGAACGCCATTTAACACAGCTTTTTAGCCTATTAGGTGTGTCTACACGATTAGAAGCGGTTGAGGTTGCAAAAGAGAAACAATTGCTTAATGAAATGAAAGATAATTGA
- a CDS encoding tyrosine-type recombinase/integrase has translation MASYTVLSPTKKGEPRIKVTVEHGYDEDTGERLRYTKTIRMKSMSDRAIKKAVTDFEIEVANIENEKLQKIENIKFRDFIDRWMDLYVKTELSIKTRDTYKVSLNNGILEDLGDRKLSNIKTLHLVECLKRWRARCPSVAKGQYTALKSIFSKAMEWNLLKENPMDGIKSPRLVPKKKDLEFYDEEQLKHLFRVLESVNPKHKIQIKLAAMVGLRLAEVAGLCVESFDFENNTIYVDKTLQFDIEIRKLKILPPKNKKPRFVDVPKGLMGELKVFIEEYLQLKNEMCNIWNPLKDDDGNPLNFIFTNSDGYPSKPAAIDMAWRRIIEKHNLPKLNFHALRHSYASFMVSRNVNFKIIQEQLGHSDIKMTINTYSHLTSKDKNDASDHFDDLD, from the coding sequence ATGGCAAGCTATACAGTTTTATCACCTACTAAAAAAGGAGAACCGCGAATAAAAGTCACTGTTGAGCATGGGTATGATGAAGATACTGGAGAGCGACTTAGATATACTAAAACTATTCGTATGAAATCAATGTCAGATCGTGCTATAAAAAAGGCTGTGACCGATTTTGAAATTGAAGTAGCAAATATAGAAAATGAAAAACTGCAAAAGATTGAGAATATTAAATTTAGAGATTTTATTGATCGGTGGATGGATTTGTATGTCAAAACTGAATTATCGATCAAAACAAGAGATACCTACAAAGTAAGCTTAAACAATGGGATACTAGAGGATTTAGGCGATCGTAAACTTTCTAATATCAAGACACTACATCTGGTTGAATGCCTAAAAAGATGGAGAGCAAGATGTCCTAGTGTAGCAAAAGGACAATATACAGCTTTAAAAAGCATCTTCTCTAAAGCGATGGAATGGAATTTACTTAAGGAAAATCCTATGGATGGCATTAAATCTCCCCGTTTGGTTCCTAAAAAGAAGGACTTAGAATTTTACGATGAGGAACAGTTAAAACATCTTTTCAGAGTATTGGAAAGTGTAAATCCTAAACACAAGATCCAGATTAAATTAGCAGCAATGGTAGGCCTTCGATTAGCAGAAGTAGCAGGATTGTGTGTGGAGTCTTTTGATTTTGAAAATAATACTATATATGTAGACAAAACTCTTCAATTTGATATTGAAATTAGAAAGCTAAAAATTTTACCTCCAAAAAACAAAAAGCCTCGATTTGTTGATGTCCCAAAGGGTTTGATGGGTGAACTAAAGGTATTTATTGAAGAATATTTGCAGTTAAAAAATGAAATGTGTAATATTTGGAATCCGCTAAAAGATGACGATGGAAATCCCTTAAATTTTATCTTTACTAATTCAGACGGTTATCCATCAAAACCGGCTGCTATAGATATGGCTTGGAGAAGAATAATTGAAAAGCATAACTTACCAAAGTTGAATTTTCATGCTTTACGTCATTCTTATGCCTCATTTATGGTCAGCAGAAATGTAAACTTTAAGATTATCCAGGAACAACTAGGTCACTCCGATATAAAAATGACAATCAACACCTATAGTCATTTAACAAGTAAGGATAAAAATGATGCGAGCGACCATTTCGACGATTTAGATTAA
- a CDS encoding MBL fold metallo-hydrolase, with protein sequence MEILELPIEFEFNGQRNTIYPSLIVWNNELTLVDTGYINFLPLIEKEIIKCGYEMKYLKNIIITHYDDDHIGSLHDFKEKYPWINIIASEIESSYISGEMKSERLVQAEELLENMPLEEMEFGKWFIKQLKELKHIAINQKVHDGDMILHHECRVVATPGHTSGHISLYFPKLNSVITGDAAANENQQLVIANPHFCLNMDNAKHSLCKIKNLQADTYYCYHGGKITL encoded by the coding sequence ATGGAGATTTTAGAATTACCGATTGAATTTGAATTTAACGGACAAAGGAACACGATATATCCTAGCTTAATTGTATGGAACAATGAACTAACATTGGTCGATACAGGGTATATAAATTTTTTACCATTGATTGAAAAAGAAATTATTAAATGTGGCTATGAAATGAAATATTTAAAGAATATTATCATTACGCATTATGATGATGATCATATCGGCTCTTTACATGATTTCAAAGAAAAATATCCTTGGATAAACATTATTGCTAGTGAAATAGAATCATCATATATTAGTGGTGAAATGAAGTCTGAGAGATTAGTTCAGGCGGAGGAATTACTGGAAAATATGCCACTTGAAGAAATGGAATTTGGCAAATGGTTTATCAAGCAACTAAAGGAATTAAAGCATATTGCAATCAATCAAAAGGTCCATGACGGTGACATGATTTTACATCACGAATGTCGAGTAGTTGCAACACCTGGGCATACATCCGGGCATATTTCATTATATTTTCCAAAGTTAAATAGTGTTATTACAGGCGATGCTGCTGCTAATGAAAATCAACAATTAGTTATAGCGAATCCACACTTTTGTTTAAACATGGATAACGCAAAACACTCTTTGTGTAAAATTAAAAACCTTCAAGCTGACACGTACTATTGTTATCATGGTGGGAAAATTACTTTATAG